GGAAGCCCAATTTTTCGTCCTCTGGGCGGTTTATGTGGAAGTCTTGTTTTCCATGGAATACTGGCAATGCTTTTTATTGGGTGGTTTACAGCAAACCTACCCAAAACTGGGGTTTTACCACCCGCAATCTCTTTACAATTAGGGCTTTATCAACTGGAGCAGCAGCGGGAGCCAGAGGTTAATAATGCGCCTAAACAGCAGATGGCAACACGAGAAGAAATTGAGCCTGAAGTCGTTGAAAAAGCAGAAAAGTTACCCCAAACACCACTGGTTGATAACGGAACATTGACGCGCGTCACCGAGAAAAAACGCCCGCCAAAGAAAAAGCCAGTTCAAGAGAAAAAAGTGGTGGAAGAAGCCCCCGTTTCGACTCAAGAATCCGAAGTGACTTCGGTGCCAACTTCTGGCAGCGCTTCTAATAGCAGTGCGAATTTTGCGAGCAGTGCCGCTGCACCTGTCAGTGGTGATAATGGGTGGGAAAGTGAAGTTCATCAACGGTTAGCGAAAGTAAAGCGATACCCACGCGCTGCATTGCGTTTTCGTTCAACGGGCGTTTCTCAAGTCAAAATTATTGTGGATAACCAAGGCAAGTTAGTGAGTGCCAGCTTGATTAACTCGTCAGGCACCAAAATCCTTGATAAAGAAGCGCTAGCCACTATAGAACGAGCAGCACCGTTTCCAATGCCACCCGAAACTTTGTTAGCTAACGGAAAAGTGGAGATTATTGCACCGATCTCGTTTGATACGACGTCAATCTAGACGGAATTGGCCGTTACTGCTTTTCTGATAATTTGCGTGCCACCCGTCTTGGTCGATGTGGGCTTGGATCTTTTCGGCGTTTGGCGCGTGGTGATTTTAAGGGGTTACGTGTATTTTTAGCCCCTTTTGTCCCATTACTCTGCACTTCGGGCTTATCTTCATTCTCTTCCGTGTTTTCATCAGGTTCGATAATCAATTGCTGCTGACCTTTCTTTTTCTTCAGGCGCATTAGGGTGTTCGCCAAAATAAAGCCAATACATAAAGATAATAAAATAAATACGCGCATGATATTAACGGTGTTATCGGCTTGCTGAAGATCGGTGGTCAGTGATTCCGTATCGATGGTTAGGCGTAAATACCCTTTGGGTTCTTGTGCGCCCTGTACGGGTACCACTAATTGATAATGAAAATTTTGTAGCTCTGACTTTCCATCAAGGGAAAGCCGTTCTTTAACGCTTGCAGGCTCTCCGACTTGGGTGATTAGTGCGCCAGCCGCCGTGTACAAACTTGCATCCAAAATATAGTGATCTTTAGCTAGATGATTTAAATTGGCATTAATTCGTTCTAAATTAAAATCTTTGCTGCCGGGAACCATATAATCGGATAAGCTGAATGCCACTTGCTCAGCTAATACTTGAGTTAATTGCTTAAATTGCTCCAGCCGGCTTTGACTTTGGCTATATCCTAAGTATGAAACCCCATGCATTAAGAAGGTTATCAGCGCAACGCAAACAATGATAATAACGGTTTTGTGCAGCCTAAATGGGAGTTTCATAGGAATAATCGTGCTCTTTGTCTGTTTTATCGCAATTAGCAAAGTCATGAAGCGTTAACTTGCTGGAAAATTTAAGTATAGTAATTTTATGCAGGGTATACATTATAAAAAAGTTGTATCCACAACAGGAGCTAATTTTCATGCCAACGAGTTTGACCTACTGTTATCTGCCTGATGAAATTCAAAAATGGCCGGGTTTACCCTTATCGCTAAGTGGTGAAGAAGTGATGCCATTGGATTATCGTGCAGGGGACACTGGGTGGTTGTTATATGGTCGCGGTTTAGATAAAGCGCGTATCAGTGATTTCCAGCAGCGTTTAGGGATAGCGATTGTGATTGTCTCCTCTTGGCGCATTGATGATTACCAAGTTGTCCGTATCGCAGGCAGCATTACCCCTCGCATCAAAAAACTGGCGGATGAAAGCCAGCTGGATGTAGTACCACTCGGTAAAATTCCACGCCTGCGATCCCCTGGGATCTTACTCATGGACATGGACTCTACCGCGATCCAAATAGAATGTATCGATGAAATTGCTCGTCTGGCAGGGGTCGGCGATCAAGTTTCTGAAGTCACTGAGCGCGCCATGCAAGGGGAGCTCGATTTTACGGAAAGTCTACGTGCTCGTGTGGCGCTACTCGAAGGTGCTGATGCCGCTATTCTCGACCAAGTCCTTGAAACCCTGCCGTTAATGCCGGGGTTAACCAGCTTAGTTCGTAAACTACAAGCGATGGATTGGCATATTGCTATTGCTTCCGGCGGATTCACGTTCTTTGCCGATAACCTACGCCAGCGATTAAAACTGGTCGCGGCAGTTGCCAACCACCTCGAAGTCAAAAATGGCAAACTGACAGGCAAAGTCAAAGGGGCAATTGTCGATGCAAAATACAAAGCGCAAACCCTCGTTAAACTAGCAGAAAAACTGAACATCCCAATGGAGCAAACCGTCGCCATCGGTGACGGAGCAAACGACCTGAAAATGCTCAGAAAAGCAGGGTTGGGGATAGCGTACCACGCGAAACCAAAAGTGTTTGCAAGGGCGAAAGTGGGGATTAAGCATGCAGACCTCATGGGAGTCTTATGCGTCCTAAGTGGTGGCCTCAAGCACGAGGAGCGCTAAAATTTTCGTCATATTTCGGGTTGTAGGGGTGTTGGCTTCTTTCGGCTATCCTAGTCACATACTTGTGTATGCTCCTAGGAGTATCCTAAATTGCCGCCTGCCTACAACGCCGAACTATTTAGAAAATTGGTGGAAGTTGAAGGTCAAAGAATTAAAGATTTAAAAATAAAGCGTTAAACATTTTTATTGGGTGATTAAGGAGTGGCTGTGGCGAAAGGTGCGAAAAGGGCATTTGTGTGTAATGAGTGTGGGGCGGATTATCCGCGCTGGCAGGGGCAGTGTAGTGCCTGTAATGCATGGAATACCATTACGGAAGTGCGTTTGGCATCGACGACTGCGGCGCGTACGGATAGGCTGACGGGGTATGCGGGAAATGCGGCGGGCGTTA
The Providencia alcalifaciens DNA segment above includes these coding regions:
- a CDS encoding energy transducer TonB produces the protein MNSSVGQLGSPIFRPLGGLCGSLVFHGILAMLFIGWFTANLPKTGVLPPAISLQLGLYQLEQQREPEVNNAPKQQMATREEIEPEVVEKAEKLPQTPLVDNGTLTRVTEKKRPPKKKPVQEKKVVEEAPVSTQESEVTSVPTSGSASNSSANFASSAAAPVSGDNGWESEVHQRLAKVKRYPRAALRFRSTGVSQVKIIVDNQGKLVSASLINSSGTKILDKEALATIERAAPFPMPPETLLANGKVEIIAPISFDTTSI
- a CDS encoding AhpA/YtjB family protein, coding for MKLPFRLHKTVIIIVCVALITFLMHGVSYLGYSQSQSRLEQFKQLTQVLAEQVAFSLSDYMVPGSKDFNLERINANLNHLAKDHYILDASLYTAAGALITQVGEPASVKERLSLDGKSELQNFHYQLVVPVQGAQEPKGYLRLTIDTESLTTDLQQADNTVNIMRVFILLSLCIGFILANTLMRLKKKKGQQQLIIEPDENTEENEDKPEVQSNGTKGAKNTRNPLKSPRAKRRKDPSPHRPRRVARKLSEKQ
- the serB gene encoding phosphoserine phosphatase — protein: MPTSLTYCYLPDEIQKWPGLPLSLSGEEVMPLDYRAGDTGWLLYGRGLDKARISDFQQRLGIAIVIVSSWRIDDYQVVRIAGSITPRIKKLADESQLDVVPLGKIPRLRSPGILLMDMDSTAIQIECIDEIARLAGVGDQVSEVTERAMQGELDFTESLRARVALLEGADAAILDQVLETLPLMPGLTSLVRKLQAMDWHIAIASGGFTFFADNLRQRLKLVAAVANHLEVKNGKLTGKVKGAIVDAKYKAQTLVKLAEKLNIPMEQTVAIGDGANDLKMLRKAGLGIAYHAKPKVFARAKVGIKHADLMGVLCVLSGGLKHEER